ATGGCGTCCTGCTCCCTGACGTTCTGGTGGGACGGGAATAAGATGGGATCGGCCATGCGCGCGGGCTGAGACAAAGATTGATGAGTCTCGACTAGCATTGGCTGGCCGGGGGTGTGAGGAGACGCCGAATGGGAATGAGAGAGCATAGTGGGAGTATATCGTGGGCTAGAATTGCGGCGCGGGTTGGAGCGTgcagcagagatggaaggCTGAATGGTGGCCGGAGGAGCAAGAGAGGGCTTGTTAGAGAGCAAATTGGGAGAATCGGACTTGCGCCGAATACCAGCTTGCTGGGCAAGATGGACTTGGGTGGATGTAGCTGTGATATCTAAACGCGGACTCGCCGAGGAACTGTGTCGTCTGATGGTGGAGGAGCCCGAAGCAGGAGAGACGGCCTGGGAGGCGGCCATTGATTCCACCTCTTCAATGGAGTGACCTTGCCAGCCAAAGTTTACCTTGACCATGGCATAAGAGAGACGAGTCTTGAGCTCGGCAGACAGCTGGGAGGAAACAAGTCAGTTCATGTGATATATCGTCTACAGAAGTAGAGAGCATGCCAACGTACCTCTCCAATAGTGCTGCCGGTGGATGTGATGCTAACGGTGCTGAGGGttctgccatggccatggccacgTCCCTTGACAGGGCTCATGCCAGCCTTGACCTCGCCATCCGCCATGCGTTTCCTAGATGCGCCAGCGGTCGATATTCTGTCctgggcagcagcaatggtgGACAGTTGCAGAAGATGGTCGTTCTTGTCGGCAGAGGCATCGTGTGCCAGATATGCCGCGGCACCGTCCGTCACGCTGCTGATGTCGCTGGCGGGGGGCGTCATGGCATGGACCGAGGAGCTGGTGACGTGGGATTCCTGCGAGTTGGTCACGGTCAAAGGAATGCTGAGGGCGGAGCCGGGGCCACTGGCATCGTGGGCGTCGGATTGCTGCGATTGCTTCGGTGACGGGTCACGGGGCGTCTCTCCCACCTCGCTCTGCGAAGAAGCAATATCAATATCGCCGTCCAAGTTGCCCACGGCCATGTCGGTGgcggacgaggaagacgccgcggcgacggcggcagcagcagcaaccggCGAGGCGGGCACAGCTGGCATCTCTGGCGCGCGTGCTTCGACGCCCACAGCCGGAGCAGGAGGCGCTGGGTGCGACATGTCGCGCGGATTGTCGAGAGCGCGACAAACCCCACTGCGAGCGTGTGTGCGTTACGTGGGACGTCTAGGGATTCAAGACCAACAACGGCGCGTTGGCGCGTGTCGAGAGGGAGGCTGGAGCAGAGATGGCCAGACAGCCAGCAATGGGTCTGGAGTATACAGTACAGACCGGTATGTGAAGTGAttgaagcaaaaaaagcaaatactCGGCAGCAAGCGATAGTGGTTGCAAAGGTGGgtgtcagtgtcagtgtcagtgAGGCAGCAGAAAAGATGTCGGTCCTGGTTTGTGTGTGTGGGTTACGCGCGGTCCAGTCGCGACGGATGCGGGAGGGACGGGCAAGGACGGGATCCCCAAAAGGTCCCCCCAAAGACCGCCAAAAGCGCAGCGCTGAGCGTTCAATTCAAGGCCAGCGCGGTGAC
Above is a genomic segment from Trichoderma breve strain T069 chromosome 6, whole genome shotgun sequence containing:
- a CDS encoding whi5 like domain-containing protein codes for the protein MSHPAPPAPAVGVEARAPEMPAVPASPVAAAAAVAAASSSSATDMAVGNLDGDIDIASSQSEVGETPRDPSPKQSQQSDAHDASGPGSALSIPLTVTNSQESHVTSSSVHAMTPPASDISSVTDGAAAYLAHDASADKNDHLLQLSTIAAAQDRISTAGASRKRMADGEVKAGMSPVKGRGHGHGRTLSTVSITSTGSTIGELSAELKTRLSYAMVKVNFGWQGHSIEEVESMAASQAVSPASGSSTIRRHSSSASPRLDITATSTQVHLAQQAGIRRKSDSPNLLSNKPSLAPPATIQPSISAARSNPRRNSSPRYTPTMLSHSHSASPHTPGQPMLVETHQSLSQPARMADPILFPSHQNVREQDAMEALLFMSSPNNSANLKHTFSPSASPNPQSSAFRNVAARHALPSGPRKGLPGHRPTTNAHQRPGFNKSPGMMHPPGSPMEVDSSQHPYYSPNGATPKRRLKGPNSHLRGALSLPTGLGAGHNSARRVLRDEDIERMLDRASAEAADSSDDEEIQIPRLRNDVGMMGVRG